From Triticum aestivum cultivar Chinese Spring chromosome 7B, IWGSC CS RefSeq v2.1, whole genome shotgun sequence:
aacaaccatttggaatagctccaagtggagcgtggaagtagcatttacaatatgacatagagaattgcgaagtacatacggatctgaatgttgcagacccgttgactaaaacctctctcacaagcaaaacatgatcaaaccccagaactcattgagtcttaatcacatgatgatgtgaactagtttaatgacactagtaaactctttggatgttggtcacatggcgatgtgacctgtgagtgttaatcacatggcgatgtgaactagattattgactctagtgcaagtgggagactggtggaaatatgccctagaggcaataataaattagttattattatatttccttgttcatgataatcgtttattatccatgctataattgtattgataggaaactcagatacatgtgtgggtacatagacaacaccatgtccctagtaagcctctagttgactagctcgttgatcaatagatggttacggtttcctgaccatggacattggatgtcattgataacgggatcacatcattaggagaatgatgtgatggacaagacccaatcctaagcctagcacaaagattgtagttcgtatgctaaagcttttctaatgtcaagtatcttttccttagaccatgagattgtgcaactcccggataccgtaggaatgctttgggtgtaccaaacgtcacaacgtaactgggtggctataaaggtgcactacaggtatctccgaaagtgtctgttgggttggcacgaatcgagactgggatttgtcactccgtgtaaatggagaggtatctctgggcccactcggtaggacatcatcataatgtgcacaatgtgaccaaggggttgatcacgggatgatgtgttacggaacgagtaaagagacttgccggtaacgagattgaacaaggtatcggtataccgacgatcgaatctcgggcaagtacaataccgctagacaaagggaattgtatacgggattgattgagtccttgacatcgtggttcatccgatgagatcatcgcagaacatgtgggagccaacatgggtatccagatcccgctgttggttattgaccggagaacgtctcggtcatgtctacatggttcccgaacccgtagggtctacacacttaaggttcgatgacgctagggttataaaggaagtttgtatgtggttaccgaatgttgttcggagtcccggatgagatcccggacgtcacgaggagttccggaatggtcggaggtaaagatttatatatggaaagttgttgttcgggttccggaaaaagttcgggtttttcggtattgtactgggaagcttccagaaggttccggaggattccggaggggtccggaggtccggaaattgttccaccacgtccaatacagtagcatgggctgtaggggggcgccctagccttaatgggccaggggcaccagcccctccaaggcccatgcgcatgggaaggggaaaaccctaaagggggaggcctccacttgacttgggaggcactcctccccccttggccgccgcccccaaccctagatgggatctaagggggccggcgtcctcttccccccacctataaatagtggaggggtgggagggcagccgcaccacaagttctggcgcagccctccccctctcccaagtactcctcctctcccgcggtgcttggcgaagccctgcaggattgccacgctcctccaccatcaccacgccgttgtgctgctgctggatggagtcttcctcaacctctccctctctccttgctggatcaaggcgtgggagacgtcaccgggctgtacgtgtgttgaacgcggaggtgccgtccgttcgacactaggatctccggtgatttggatcacgacgagtacgactccttcaaccccgttctcatgaacgcttctgcatagcgatctacaagggtatgtagatgcactctccttcccctcgttgctggtttctccttagatagatcttggtgacacgtaggaaaattttgaatttctgctacgttccccaacaacatcatggtggagcagggaggttttgtcgTCCTGGAGTACGCGCAGACGGTTGTCTACGCAAGTGACAGCCGGAAGGTGGTGCATCTTGTGCTGGGTTTGTGGTTGAAGGCTGACAGTTCTGGTTTCCTCCTCCAGCGTCATAGTCGTGTGGGGGTGTCagttctggagttcgatggcgtgtccaggGACAATGTTGCCCTGGTCTGGTTCTTTCAACGGCAATGGTTTTGCTTCAAGCAAGCTACTTTAAAGGTCCGTAAAActgctgatcagcgatggagctgcgtcgagctcgggtgaaatGGTGATATGTCTCCTTTTCCTTAGTGGAGAGGGACAGACGTTGGTCTTTTGCATAGGATTATCCTATCTTTTCAGTCTTGTAATGTCGATGTTTACGTGGCTTGTAACTGAATCTTTATTTTAttaatgagacacgtattatcatgCAAAAAAATGTAAATAATAATATTGGTATGTAAAAGAAGGCAAGATGTGCTTATTTCTTTGTAAAGGCACGACAAACGTTCGTATTCACTCTATATTTCATATGTCTCATTTTGTGGGTTCATGCTTTACAAGATTCCATTGCGTCAAAAAAATAATTTCTCCTGAAAACTAAATTAATTAAGGCTGGGGTATTGCAAGCCTTCACATCCATACAAACAGGGTGAAGAAATCCATAGTACTGTTCTGGAAATACTCACGCCTATATCGCTTGTCAATTTATGATATGTGTCAAAAATGTGTGGAGGAAGCGTGTGCAGAACAGTAAACGTCGTTGTTATCTCTATTAAGTCTTGGAAAGCTAAAGATACGAGAGGTTGATGGTGCACCATCCATGTATATCCATTAAGTCCTGAGTAGATAGTGACACGAGAGGATGTGAAACTAATAAAACTGATAGTAGTGTTCTAAGCAAAGAAACAAATGATTTATTTGCGCAAAATTGAGTGGAAGGAAATGTGTGCAAAATAGTGTTTGTCGTTGTATAGTGTCTCGAGTAGATATAACGACAGGGTGGATGTGCACCTCATTCAGCTTGCAGCATCGCGCCAATACGAGCATCTCAACACTAATTAATCTCCACCCTCTGATTTTTATGGGGTTGAGCCTGCCTCACTAATTAATCTTCAATCAAAGACTTATGTTGAGTCAAACAttataaactttgaccaatttTGTATAAAAagtatgaacatctacaatatcaaatatacataatatgaaactacattccATAATGAATATAAAGATATTTCTTTGGCAATATAAATGTTAatattttttctataagtttggtcaaactaGAGATACTTTCACTTCAGACAAAAGTTATGCGCAGACTAAAAAGGACGAAATAAGTCTTACAAATCGTTGATTCCGTATTATAGAGTCCGTGCGTGTAGCATAGTCGGGGTGAACACCTAGAATGCAGATCTCGACAATGGGATTGCCGGAGAAGTTATGGGCGGTGAAGAGGTTTCCAGACGGTGGGATAGGCCCCATGCATGGGGCACATAGTACGTGTCGGACCGCGTGTGGTGGCCGACAGGCAAAGTACAACCACCAGACTGGAAATGTTTGCCTCACGCTTTTCTTTTCTGTAGCTCGTAGTACGACCCTTCTGCTTATAAGCAGTATGCGTACGTGTTTGCTGCCGAACAAGCGCTAGGGGGACACGCTAGCTAACACGGTGTCACGTCCTAGCTCGTTTTGCTGGTCATGGCAGCGGCGCCGCACGTCGTCATCCTCACGAGCTCCGGCTTGGGCCACGTCCTCCCGGCGTCCGAGCTGGCGAAGCGCCTCGCCGTGCACCACGGCTTCACTGTCACAATCGTCACTTACGCCAGCCTGTCCTCGCCCGACCACTCCTCGCCGCTCGCTTCCCTACCGCCGGGTGTCTCGGTCACGGCGCTGCCGGAGGTGTCCATCGACGACCTTCCTGCCGACGCGCACTTGGTGACTCGCATCCTCACGGTCATCAGCCGCGCCATGCCCCAGCTACGCGACCTACTGCGCTCTCTCCTCGACTCCCCGGCGGGGATCACCGCCTTTGTGACCGACATGCTCTGCCCCGCGGCACTCACCGTCAGCAAGGAGATGGGTCTGCCTGGGTACGTCTTCTACACCTCCAGCCTCATGTCGCTGTTATCGTTTCTCTACATCCCGGAGCTTGCCAGGACCACCACCTGCGAGTGCCGCGACCTCCCGGAACCCGTGGTGCTCCCGGGCTGCGTGCCTGTACACGGCGCCGATCTCCTCGAGCCCCTCCAGAACCGCTCCGACCCCGTGTACCAGCTCATGATCGACCTCGGGCGCAACTACGTCCTCGCGGAAGGTTTCATCCTCAACACCATGGACGCGTTAGAGCATGAGACGCTGCTGGCGTTCAAAGAGCTTTCTGACAAGGGCGTGTACCCGCCAGCATACGCTGTGGGTCCATTCACCCGGCAGCGGTGCCCCGACTCTGACGAGGCCAAGCACAGCTGCTTACGGTGGCTGGACAACCAGCCGGATGGCTCGGTCTTGTACGTGTCCTTCGGCAGCGGCGGCACGCTATCCACGGCGCAGACGGACGAGTTGGCGGCTGGGCTGGAGGCGAGCAGGCAGAGGTTTCTCTgggtggtgcaccaccccaacgAAAAGGACAGCAGCGCGGCCTACCTCGGCACTGCCGCTACCGATGCCGACCCGCTGAGCTACCTGCCCGAAGGGTTCGTCGAGAGGATGAGCGGCATAGGGCTCCTTGTGCCACTGTGGGCGCCGCAGGTGGAGATCCTTAACCACGTCGCCGTGGGAGGGTTCATGTCTCATTGCGGATGGAACTCCACGCTGGAGAGCGTGGCGGCGGGCGTGCCGATGGTGGCGCGGCCGCTGTACGCCGAGCAGAGGTTGAACGCGGCGATGCTGTCGTCAGAGCGGGTGGGCGTGGCGTTGTGGGAGAGACCTTCCTTGGGTAAGGACGGAGCGGTTGTCCCGTGGGAGGAGGTGGCGGTGCTGGTCAAAGAGCTTATGGAAGGGAA
This genomic window contains:
- the LOC123161205 gene encoding hydroquinone glucosyltransferase, producing the protein MAAAPHVVILTSSGLGHVLPASELAKRLAVHHGFTVTIVTYASLSSPDHSSPLASLPPGVSVTALPEVSIDDLPADAHLVTRILTVISRAMPQLRDLLRSLLDSPAGITAFVTDMLCPAALTVSKEMGLPGYVFYTSSLMSLLSFLYIPELARTTTCECRDLPEPVVLPGCVPVHGADLLEPLQNRSDPVYQLMIDLGRNYVLAEGFILNTMDALEHETLLAFKELSDKGVYPPAYAVGPFTRQRCPDSDEAKHSCLRWLDNQPDGSVLYVSFGSGGTLSTAQTDELAAGLEASRQRFLWVVHHPNEKDSSAAYLGTAATDADPLSYLPEGFVERMSGIGLLVPLWAPQVEILNHVAVGGFMSHCGWNSTLESVAAGVPMVARPLYAEQRLNAAMLSSERVGVALWERPSLGKDGAVVPWEEVAVLVKELMEGKKGAAARKKAGHLQDEAEIASAPGGPQDRALAIVADMVSLHRRSHTE